The Elusimicrobiales bacterium genome has a segment encoding these proteins:
- a CDS encoding LytR C-terminal domain-containing protein: MELPDRRRVGEILGRAIACAAFAAVLYAAAAHLRSDFSRGLAKGRPVQVALLTSPPAIISYNSAEGKAFISMARGGAASATNAARAAQALEQAGLRRPDGRVLYYVPCNADRQAAIDGMETRFNNWRARPLLAADFFSGYIGGRLGGRCNIGLADFAGIVMELSRLEWPDFVIAAANVPEAPQSAGKPLTVEVLNASGHKNMAALVTRQLRRISETGPLKVDVLRFDNYGELLPHSRIIDRSGRIDDASRLARSLGIVSGRIISEKRGLNFTDATVIVGMDCKTSGWKTQEMLP; this comes from the coding sequence ATGGAACTCCCTGACCGGCGGCGCGTCGGCGAAATTCTAGGCCGCGCCATCGCCTGCGCGGCGTTTGCCGCCGTGCTATACGCGGCGGCGGCGCATTTGCGCTCCGATTTTTCGCGCGGGCTGGCAAAAGGCCGCCCGGTGCAGGTGGCGCTGCTGACCTCGCCCCCTGCGATAATCTCCTACAACAGCGCGGAGGGCAAAGCTTTTATCAGCATGGCGCGCGGCGGGGCCGCCTCCGCCACCAATGCGGCGCGGGCCGCGCAGGCGCTGGAGCAGGCCGGCCTCCGCCGCCCCGACGGGCGCGTTCTCTATTACGTTCCCTGCAACGCGGACCGGCAGGCCGCCATTGACGGAATGGAAACGCGCTTCAACAACTGGCGGGCAAGGCCCCTGCTGGCGGCGGATTTTTTCAGCGGATACATCGGGGGGCGGCTGGGCGGACGCTGCAATATCGGGCTTGCCGATTTTGCCGGCATAGTCATGGAACTGTCGCGGCTTGAGTGGCCGGATTTCGTCATCGCCGCCGCGAATGTGCCGGAGGCGCCGCAGTCCGCCGGCAAACCGCTTACGGTGGAAGTCCTCAACGCCAGCGGGCACAAAAACATGGCGGCGCTGGTAACGCGGCAGTTGCGCCGCATAAGCGAAACCGGCCCGCTGAAAGTGGACGTGCTGCGTTTTGACAATTACGGGGAACTGCTGCCGCACAGCCGCATAATAGACCGCTCCGGCAGGATTGACGACGCCAGCCGCCTGGCGCGCAGCCTGGGAATAGTCTCCGGCAGGATAATATCGGAGAAGCGAGGCCTCAATTTCACCGACGCCACAGTCATAGTGGGAATGGACTGCAAAACATCTGGCTGGAAAACGCAGGAAATGCTACCCTAA
- a CDS encoding type IV pilus twitching motility protein PilT — MSQDLQTILKAGAASGASDIMLVSGRPPMARVNGQVLPMAGASPLSADECKALIYSGIFETLRARFEAEWELDYSFTIAGVSRFRVNVLAQRTGLSAVYRVIPAHIPSPEEIGLTAEMSALTDLPNGLVIVTGPTGSGKSTTLACLVELINRKYRKSIITIEDPVEYVYEPKNCVIMQREVGQHTKSFKEALRRALRQAPDVIMVGEMRDLETMQLAISAAETGHLCFATLHTQDCASTVDRVIDVFPPGQQEQVRTQLALTLRAVVAQILLPSADGNGRLAAREFMANTNAVSSLIRENKAHMIYSALETGKKFGMMTMDQNLAALVVQGRIRAEQALLKAQSPETLKRLIAMTMAAQPL; from the coding sequence ATGAGCCAGGACCTCCAGACAATACTCAAAGCGGGCGCGGCCTCCGGCGCAAGCGACATAATGCTGGTCTCCGGCAGGCCGCCGATGGCGCGCGTCAACGGCCAGGTGCTGCCGATGGCGGGCGCCTCCCCCCTTTCCGCGGACGAATGCAAGGCGCTGATATATTCCGGGATTTTTGAGACGCTGCGCGCCCGCTTTGAAGCCGAGTGGGAGCTGGATTACTCGTTTACCATCGCGGGGGTCTCGCGCTTCCGCGTCAACGTGCTGGCGCAGCGGACGGGGCTTTCCGCCGTCTACCGCGTGATACCGGCGCATATCCCCTCGCCGGAGGAGATAGGGCTTACGGCGGAGATGTCCGCGCTTACCGATTTGCCAAACGGGCTTGTGATAGTAACCGGCCCCACCGGCTCCGGCAAGTCCACCACCCTGGCCTGCCTGGTGGAGCTTATCAACCGCAAATACCGCAAAAGCATAATCACCATAGAAGACCCTGTGGAATACGTCTACGAGCCTAAAAACTGCGTCATCATGCAGCGCGAGGTGGGCCAGCACACCAAATCGTTCAAGGAGGCGCTGCGCCGCGCGCTGCGCCAGGCCCCGGACGTGATTATGGTGGGCGAAATGCGCGACCTGGAGACCATGCAGCTCGCCATCTCCGCGGCGGAAACCGGGCATCTGTGCTTTGCCACGCTGCACACGCAGGACTGCGCCTCCACCGTGGACCGCGTCATAGACGTTTTCCCCCCCGGCCAGCAGGAGCAGGTGCGCACACAGCTCGCGCTTACCCTGCGCGCCGTGGTGGCGCAGATACTGCTGCCTTCCGCCGACGGCAACGGCAGGCTGGCGGCGCGGGAATTCATGGCCAACACCAATGCCGTAAGCTCGCTTATACGGGAGAACAAGGCTCACATGATTTACAGCGCGCTGGAAACCGGCAAAAAATTCGGCATGATGACCATGGACCAGAATCTTGCCGCGCTGGTTGTACAGGGGCGCATACGGGCGGAGCAGGCCCTGCTCAAAGCCCAGTCGCCCGAAACGCTCAAGCGGCTTATAGCCATGACAATGGCCGCGCAACCTTTATGA
- the yqeK gene encoding bis(5'-nucleosyl)-tetraphosphatase (symmetrical) YqeK: MTKILVYGGCFDPPHRGHGGLLTAALTQVKPDLCIMVPAFVSPFKDGSAAEFIHRKKLAAALIPAGDRVAIDDFEFLRGKKTYTYQLLRALGKRHSGAEFYLLMGSDCFAGFSRWRNWREICGRAKIVVGQRKDLPDIRALRPACGYMPLKGAFPAVSSTALRAGIYCSGEIPADVPARAAEYIRRHGLYGLDIHRQLKAALKPGRYEHTRCTAALATRLAERHGVPADAAALAGLLHDAGKRDIPWMLRYCRKYGVLKNTLLRETALRQPGMLHSHISADVARRSFGVRDADILSAIENHTLGRAGMSLLEKIVFVSDAASEDRGFGHAGRLRALALRDIDAALLETARIKLAWVIKTGKWLCPKGIELWNSLTGGASAKF; this comes from the coding sequence ATGACAAAAATCCTTGTTTATGGCGGGTGTTTTGACCCGCCGCATCGCGGGCATGGCGGGCTTCTGACGGCGGCGCTGACGCAGGTAAAGCCGGATTTATGCATTATGGTTCCGGCTTTCGTGTCGCCTTTCAAGGACGGCTCCGCGGCGGAATTTATCCACCGGAAAAAACTGGCGGCTGCGCTGATTCCCGCCGGCGACAGGGTTGCCATTGACGATTTTGAATTTTTGCGCGGAAAAAAAACCTATACCTATCAGCTTCTGCGCGCGCTGGGCAAACGGCATTCCGGCGCGGAGTTTTATCTGCTTATGGGAAGCGACTGCTTTGCCGGCTTCTCCCGCTGGCGCAACTGGCGGGAGATTTGCGGGCGGGCCAAAATCGTGGTCGGGCAAAGGAAGGATTTGCCGGACATCCGCGCCCTGCGCCCGGCCTGCGGTTATATGCCGCTAAAAGGCGCCTTCCCGGCGGTGTCGTCAACCGCGCTGCGCGCCGGGATTTACTGCTCCGGCGAAATTCCGGCGGACGTGCCGGCGCGGGCCGCGGAATATATCAGGCGGCATGGGCTTTACGGGCTGGATATTCACAGGCAGCTTAAAGCCGCGCTCAAGCCGGGCAGGTACGAACATACGCGCTGCACGGCGGCGCTGGCAACGCGCCTGGCGGAACGGCACGGCGTTCCGGCGGATGCCGCCGCGCTGGCCGGGCTGCTGCACGACGCCGGAAAACGGGACATCCCGTGGATGCTGAGATATTGCCGCAAATACGGCGTTCTGAAAAACACCCTGCTGCGCGAGACCGCGCTGCGCCAGCCGGGGATGCTGCATTCGCACATCAGCGCGGACGTTGCGCGGCGCAGCTTCGGCGTCAGGGATGCGGATATATTATCCGCCATTGAAAACCACACGCTGGGCCGCGCGGGGATGTCTTTGCTGGAGAAAATCGTTTTTGTCTCCGACGCCGCCTCCGAGGACCGAGGTTTCGGCCATGCCGGGCGGCTGCGCGCGCTGGCATTGCGCGACATTGACGCCGCGCTGCTGGAAACAGCGCGAATCAAGCTGGCCTGGGTGATAAAAACCGGCAAATGGCTTTGCCCCAAAGGAATTGAGCTATGGAACTCCCTGACCGGCGGCGCGTCGGCGAAATTCTAG
- a CDS encoding type IV pilus twitching motility protein PilT, which produces MDMIAILRVAVGMGASDIHIVVGKPPMMRRNGEIAPVPGFPAMDTEQTKAVIYAVLFESHRQRFEETWELDCSFGVEGLGRFRINVFMQTNGVEAVLRVIPSKIPKAEEIDLSPPMIALADIPRGLILVTGPTGSGKSTTLAALLEIINQREALNILTIEDPIEFVYTNAKSIFRQREVGQQTKSFSAALRAALRQDPDVVLIGEMRDLETIQLALTAAETGHLCLATLHTQDAPSSIDRMIDVFPPHQQTQVRIQLASTLQGVISQLLLPRRDGRGRVAAREFMSITPAISNLIRESKTHMIYNAIETGAKFGMVSMDKSLANLVRRGLITYDEAASKAHSAETFRQLCGGTGVAASSSLGDDN; this is translated from the coding sequence ATGGACATGATAGCCATTCTGAGGGTCGCCGTAGGCATGGGGGCAAGCGACATTCATATCGTGGTCGGAAAGCCGCCCATGATGCGCCGCAACGGCGAAATAGCGCCGGTGCCGGGATTTCCGGCAATGGACACGGAGCAGACCAAAGCCGTCATTTACGCGGTGCTGTTCGAATCCCACCGCCAGAGATTCGAGGAAACCTGGGAACTGGACTGTTCCTTCGGCGTGGAGGGGCTGGGCAGATTCCGCATAAACGTTTTCATGCAGACAAACGGGGTGGAGGCGGTGCTGCGCGTAATCCCCTCCAAAATCCCCAAGGCCGAGGAGATAGACCTCTCCCCGCCGATGATAGCGCTGGCCGACATACCGCGCGGGCTTATTCTGGTTACGGGACCCACGGGCTCCGGCAAGTCCACCACGTTGGCGGCGCTGCTGGAAATCATAAACCAGCGGGAAGCTCTCAATATTCTCACCATAGAGGACCCGATAGAGTTCGTCTATACCAACGCGAAATCCATATTCCGGCAGCGCGAGGTGGGGCAGCAGACGAAATCCTTCTCGGCGGCGCTGCGCGCCGCGCTGCGCCAGGACCCGGATGTTGTGCTGATAGGCGAAATGCGCGACCTGGAAACCATCCAGCTTGCCCTCACCGCCGCGGAAACCGGGCATCTGTGCCTTGCCACCCTGCACACACAGGACGCGCCCAGCAGCATAGACCGCATGATAGACGTGTTCCCCCCCCATCAGCAGACGCAGGTGCGCATACAGCTGGCCTCCACGCTGCAGGGCGTGATATCCCAGCTGCTGCTGCCCAGACGCGACGGGCGGGGCCGCGTGGCCGCGCGGGAATTCATGTCCATAACCCCAGCCATCTCAAACCTGATTCGCGAATCCAAGACGCACATGATATACAACGCCATAGAAACCGGCGCCAAATTCGGCATGGTTTCCATGGACAAATCGCTGGCGAATCTGGTGCGCCGCGGGCTGATAACATACGACGAGGCCGCCTCCAAGGCCCACAGCGCCGAAACGTTCAGGCAGCTTTGCGGAGGAACCGGGGTCGCGGCCTCCTCCTCCCTGGGGGACGACAACTGA
- the rsfS gene encoding ribosome silencing factor: protein MAKTAAQFKRLADEAAKIADDKKAEDIKVLKMGEMSPLADYVVIASCDSAPQLEAVEHEISKKFKERGIFRLHGDGADSEAWRVLDYGGVLVHLMTPQAREFYALEKIYSFAAPARKRKAPAKRAPRKMSRK, encoded by the coding sequence ATGGCAAAAACAGCCGCTCAATTCAAAAGGCTTGCCGATGAAGCCGCCAAAATCGCCGATGACAAGAAGGCCGAGGATATAAAAGTGCTGAAAATGGGCGAAATGTCGCCGCTGGCCGATTATGTGGTGATAGCCTCCTGCGACAGCGCGCCGCAGCTAGAGGCGGTGGAGCATGAAATCTCAAAGAAATTCAAGGAGCGCGGCATCTTCCGGCTCCACGGCGACGGCGCGGACAGCGAGGCCTGGCGCGTGCTGGATTACGGCGGCGTGCTGGTGCATCTGATGACGCCGCAGGCGCGCGAGTTCTACGCGCTGGAAAAAATATACAGCTTCGCCGCACCCGCGCGCAAACGCAAAGCTCCGGCAAAGCGCGCGCCCCGCAAAATGTCCCGCAAATGA
- a CDS encoding cyclic nucleotide-binding domain-containing protein, with protein MTELSAIKEIPVFAAIDDNCAAAIAAAASRRGLAAGEVLFKEGSPGTDVFFVLSGAVAIEKSIAIDKFKTLAVLGGGEFFGEMAVLSDDTGPRSARAVALADSVLAGIQGEKLLEILHGSPKSGMAALRAMLQAVSGRLRKTSAELAMVYDISALAFAEFEDEKAFAARLLNEAMPYLEGGWSAGFYIYDRFNEELSVSALTGENFTPPRDLAQIRDNIPNFWHGDRAYTVILPGKKRPDGFMVFAAPGPLPEQDRRALAVALSTLGCLANSMLDNIRYNRENKMRDMLMRRKYQRG; from the coding sequence ATGACGGAGCTTTCGGCGATAAAAGAAATTCCTGTTTTCGCCGCCATTGACGACAACTGCGCCGCGGCGATAGCCGCCGCCGCCTCGCGGCGCGGCCTGGCCGCGGGGGAAGTGCTGTTTAAGGAAGGCTCCCCCGGAACGGACGTGTTTTTCGTGCTCTCCGGCGCGGTGGCCATAGAAAAAAGCATCGCCATAGACAAATTCAAAACGCTGGCCGTGCTGGGCGGCGGCGAATTTTTCGGGGAAATGGCCGTGCTGTCCGACGACACCGGCCCGCGTTCGGCCCGCGCAGTGGCGCTGGCCGATTCCGTTCTGGCCGGAATTCAGGGGGAAAAGCTGCTGGAAATACTCCACGGCTCGCCGAAATCCGGCATGGCGGCGCTGCGCGCGATGCTGCAGGCGGTAAGCGGACGGCTGCGCAAAACCTCCGCCGAACTGGCGATGGTTTATGACATAAGCGCGCTTGCCTTCGCGGAATTTGAGGACGAAAAAGCTTTTGCCGCCCGCCTGCTGAACGAGGCGATGCCCTATCTGGAAGGCGGCTGGTCCGCCGGGTTTTATATCTACGACCGGTTCAACGAGGAGCTGTCCGTGTCCGCGCTGACCGGCGAGAATTTCACCCCGCCGCGCGACTTGGCGCAGATACGGGACAACATCCCCAACTTCTGGCATGGCGACCGCGCCTACACCGTGATTCTTCCGGGCAAAAAACGTCCCGACGGGTTTATGGTTTTCGCCGCGCCCGGGCCGCTGCCGGAGCAGGACAGGCGCGCGCTGGCCGTGGCGCTGTCCACGCTGGGCTGCCTGGCAAACTCCATGCTGGACAATATCCGCTACAACCGCGAAAACAAAATGCGCGACATGCTCATGCGCCGCAAATACCAGAGAGGATGA
- a CDS encoding nucleoside-diphosphate kinase, with translation MAMERTLVLIKPDGVARRLAGLTLDKLESSGMELVAAAVVRPSDSLARAHYREHEGKPFFNGIVNFLKGDLHPQSGGRVYAFVFKGEDAVTAIRHVVGATNPDEAAPGTVRGCFGKIRNGLMENVVHASSGAADAEREIALWFPNL, from the coding sequence ATGGCAATGGAACGGACGCTTGTGCTTATCAAACCTGACGGCGTGGCCCGGCGGCTGGCGGGGCTTACGCTGGACAAGCTGGAATCCTCCGGCATGGAGCTTGTGGCCGCGGCGGTGGTGAGGCCAAGCGATTCGCTGGCCCGCGCACATTACCGCGAGCATGAAGGCAAACCGTTTTTTAACGGCATAGTCAACTTCCTCAAGGGCGACCTGCACCCGCAGTCCGGCGGCAGGGTTTACGCCTTTGTATTCAAAGGCGAGGACGCCGTGACAGCGATACGGCATGTGGTCGGCGCGACCAACCCCGACGAGGCCGCGCCTGGCACCGTGCGCGGCTGTTTCGGCAAAATCCGCAACGGGCTGATGGAGAATGTGGTCCACGCCTCCAGCGGCGCCGCCGACGCCGAGCGCGAAATAGCGCTATGGTTTCCAAACCTCTGA
- a CDS encoding clostripain-related cysteine peptidase has product MSGNVVMAMFVSAVFQSCAAAAVSYDSAPADAKAASRVSVSEAVSRSGEPPAPTPSPASLSAKPAQQAKWTVMVFMNGKNDLERFAFTNFYQMEKIGSDKDIQIVVEFGRMGNAANDGKWSGCRRYLVQKADDTDKISSPVLENIPKCDMGDYKHAADFGKWAMAKYPAEHYMYILWNHGGGWTKAMDNQPAKIISIDDETGNHINTPQMGALLKSMGRKIDVYASDACLMQMAEVAYEIKNYASYVVGSEELEAGDGYTYDAFLQKARASDLSPKALAKAAVDSYTDHYTYMGTQSYVNSDALPGLVKKMDAFADAVMVSGDKEAVRKARAATQHYAVNYSYKDNADLYHFVSLVSAPADTAQKIKDAASELMSYLSGSVVGHNRVTSDYADSHGLAVYLPAETYDKNYDELAFAKAGKWPKFAQWLVSK; this is encoded by the coding sequence ATGTCCGGCAACGTTGTGATGGCAATGTTCGTGTCAGCCGTGTTCCAGTCCTGCGCCGCGGCGGCGGTCAGCTACGACAGCGCGCCCGCGGACGCAAAAGCCGCCAGCCGTGTTTCCGTATCCGAGGCTGTCTCCCGCTCGGGCGAGCCGCCCGCGCCGACCCCGTCTCCCGCTTCCCTGTCCGCAAAACCGGCGCAGCAGGCGAAATGGACCGTCATGGTTTTCATGAACGGCAAGAACGACCTGGAACGGTTCGCCTTCACGAACTTTTACCAGATGGAAAAAATCGGCTCGGACAAGGACATTCAGATAGTGGTGGAGTTCGGGCGCATGGGCAATGCCGCCAACGACGGCAAATGGTCCGGCTGCCGCCGCTATCTGGTGCAGAAGGCCGACGACACCGACAAAATCTCCTCTCCCGTGCTGGAAAACATCCCCAAATGCGACATGGGTGATTACAAACACGCCGCCGATTTCGGCAAGTGGGCCATGGCTAAATATCCCGCCGAGCATTACATGTACATCCTCTGGAATCACGGCGGCGGCTGGACCAAGGCCATGGACAATCAGCCGGCCAAAATAATCTCCATAGACGACGAGACGGGAAACCATATCAACACTCCGCAAATGGGCGCGCTGCTTAAATCCATGGGCCGCAAGATTGATGTTTACGCCTCAGACGCCTGCCTTATGCAGATGGCGGAAGTCGCCTACGAGATTAAAAATTACGCCTCCTATGTAGTGGGTTCAGAGGAGCTGGAAGCCGGGGACGGCTACACCTATGACGCTTTCCTCCAGAAAGCGCGCGCCTCCGACCTCTCGCCCAAGGCGCTGGCCAAGGCTGCGGTTGACAGCTATACGGACCATTACACCTATATGGGCACGCAGTCGTATGTGAACAGCGACGCGCTGCCGGGGCTGGTGAAAAAGATGGATGCGTTCGCGGATGCCGTTATGGTCTCAGGCGACAAGGAGGCCGTCAGAAAGGCGCGTGCCGCAACCCAGCATTACGCGGTGAATTACAGTTATAAAGATAACGCCGACCTGTACCATTTCGTCTCCCTTGTTTCCGCTCCGGCGGATACGGCTCAGAAAATAAAGGACGCCGCCTCGGAACTTATGAGTTATCTGTCCGGCAGCGTCGTCGGGCATAACAGGGTTACGTCGGATTATGCGGATTCGCACGGCCTGGCGGTGTATCTGCCTGCCGAGACTTACGACAAGAATTACGACGAGCTTGCCTTTGCCAAGGCGGGCAAGTGGCCCAAATTCGCGCAGTGGCTGGTCTCCAAGTAA